In Lapillicoccus jejuensis, the DNA window TCGCCCGCTGCGACCTCAAGGCCGACCGGGCCGCGGGGGTGCTGCGGGTCCGGCAGGTCACGTGGGAGCCCGGAGCCGGGCCGCAGGACCGGGTGGCGCTGGAGCAGGAGCTGGAGGCGATGGCCGACTGGCTCGCGCTGCCCGGCGGACCCCGGCCCGACGAGCAGCCGTGACCGGCCGGCCCGTGCGGCCCGGCCGGCGCGCCGTCGACGACGCCGCGCTCGAGCCCGTGGTCGCGGTGGTCCCCCTGCACCGCCCCGACGCGGACGTCGTCGCGCACGTCCGCTCGCTCGCGGCCCAGGTCGCCGGGCGGGTCGTCGTCGTGGACGACACCGGGCCGCTGACGGACCCCGACGACCACCCCGACGACCACCCCGACGACCACGAGGCGGTGCTCGCCGACCTCGTGGCGCTCGCGCCCCTCGGGGTCGTCGTCGAGCGGCACGGCGCCAACCGGGGGATCGCGGCCGCGCTCGGCACCGGGGTGGCGAGCGCGCGGCGGCGCTGGCCCGGCGCCCGTGCCGTCCTCACCGTGGACCAGGACTCGGGCCTGGCCGCCGACCACGTCGAGCGGCTGCTGGCCGCGGCCGCCGCGGCGCGGGCGGCGGGTCGGCGACCCGGGCTGGTCGGCCCGGCCGCGGTCGAGGGGCTCCCGCCGCGGACGGCCCGCGGGGCCCGCCCCGGGGACGGTTCGGCCGAGGGCTTCGCGCCGGGTCGGGAGCCGGTCCAGTCGGGCCTGCTCGTGCCCCTGGACGTCTGGGACGAGGTGGGCGGCGTCGACCCCGGACTCGTCATCGACGGCGTCGACAGCGACCTCTGGCTCAAGGTCCTCGACACCGGCCGGGAGGTCGTCGTCGCCCCCGGGCTCGCGGTCCGGCACCGGCTCGGCTCGGGCCGACCCGTGCGGCTCGGCGGCCGCACCCTCGTGCTGCCCGTCTCCGCGCCCTTCCGCTCGTACTACCTCGTGCGCAACCGGCTGCGCCTGGCCGGGCGGCACGGGCGCCGGCACCCGGCGTGGGCCCTGGGCCAGCTCGGCGGGCTGGTCCGGCACCTGCTCGTCGTCCTGCTCGTCGACCCGCCCGGGCGGGCGGAGCGGCTGCGCGCCGCCGCGGCGGGGGTGCGGGACGCCGTACGGCGTCGGGAGGGGCGGCGGCCGGGGTCGTGACCGGTTGCTGCCACCGTCCGTTACCGCCGGTTGGGGCGCTCTTGACCATCTCTTGACCGTATTGTCGTGGATGTCAGGAATGGGACGGGCGGCCGGGGGGCCGCCGCCGTCGTGACGGGCCGGTGGGGACCGGCCGGGGGAGCAGGGGGTCGACCATGGTGCAGACGGCGGTGACGTCGGTGTTGGCGTCCACGAGCGCGTCGTTCGGCGACGTGGTGGGGCGGGTCGCGGCCTCGGGCAGCGGCTGGTGCATCCTGGCCGTCGGGGTCCTGGCCGTGATCATCGCGGTCATGGTCGTGCGGACCGGGGGCGACGTCGAGGACTGAGGCCGGGGCGCTCAGGTCGGTCCGTCGGCCCGGGCGTCCCACTCCTGCTCGAGCAGGTCGTGGTCGAGCAGGTCGACGTACCGGCCGTCGCCCAGCCGCTCGGCCGCGCGCTGCCGTCCGGTGCGGGTGAAGCCCGCCGACCGGGCCACCCGCTGCGACGGCTCGTTGCCGTCGGCGGCGCGCAGCGTGAGCCGCCGCAGGCCGAGACCCCCCGCGTCGCGGGGCGCGAACGCGTGCCGGACGACGAGGCGCACCGCCTCGGTCATCACGCCGCGGTCCCGTTCGGCGGGGTGCGTCCAGTAGCCGACCTCGGCCTGTCCCGGGGTCGTGCGCAGACCCATGAGCCCGACCGCGCCGAGCAGCCGGTCGTCCCCGACGTCGGCCACCGCGAGGAACAGGCCGGACCCGTCGGCCGCGTGCTCGCGGGTGCGGGCGAGGTACTGCTCGGCGGAGGCGAGCGTGTAGGGGTGGGGCAGGTCCGCGAGCCAGTGCCGCGTCGTCACGTCCCGGCACCCCTCGACGACCCGGGGCAGGTCGTCGGGGGTCACCGGGCGCAGCCGCACGATCAGGCCCTCCAGCCGGGGCAGCCGCAGCCCGCGGGCGGCCGGCGCCGTGGTGGCGGGACCCCCGCCCCACGGGTCCGGCGCGAGCAGCTCGAAGGCGGCGCCGTCCCGCGGCTCGCCGTCGGCGCCCCGCCAGGCGCCGTGCTCGGTGCCCCAGCAGCGGAACCCGGCCCCGCGCAGCAGGGCCTGCGAGGCGAGGTTGGCCCGGTCGGTGACGGCGTGCAGCCGCCGCAGGCCAAGCCCCCCGTCACCGACGGGGGCGAACGCGTGCGCGACGACCGCCGCGATCGCCCCGGGCAGCACCCGCCGGCCCCGCGCGGGTGGGTGCAGGAGGTAGCCCAGCTCGCCCTGGCCGCCGCCCGCCCCCTCGGCGGGCTCGGTGGCCTCGAGGCGGAAGAGGACGACGTAGCCCAGGGGGTGGTCCTCGCCGGCCCGCGTCACCGCCCAGGTGAGCGCCTCGCCGGCGTCCTGGCGGCGGCGCACCCGCGCCAGCCACGCCGGGTACGACGCCGCGTCGGGGTGCGCCCCCGCGGGCAGGAAGAGCCGGCTGTCCTCGTCGGGACCCTCGTCGGGGCCCGGGACGTCGTCGTCGCGGAAGCCGCGCAGGACGAGGTGCCCCGTGCGCAGGGTGGGCAGGACGAGCGGCTCGACCCCGACGTCGTCGCCGGCACGCCGCTCGAGCAGGACGGTGCCGGCGCCGAAGGCCTCCGCCGGGTCGGGCCGGCCCGGTCGCAGGGTCCCGACGGTCCGGAAGCCGGCCCGTCGCAGCAGCCGCAGGGCCGCCCGGTCGTCGGCGTCGACCCGGACCTCGACCCGGGCCGCGCGCCCGGCCTCGCCCCGGGTCGGGCCGACCGCGTCGTCCCCGAGGACGCCGGCCGGGTCGTCCCCGAGGACGAGGTCGAGGACGGCGTCGAGGGCGGCGCGGCCGAGGCCGGCGCCGCGGTGGGCCGGGTCCAGCCCGCCGCGCAGCACGGTGCCGCCCGGCTCGGGACCGTCGGCGAGGACGACCCCGCCGACCCGGCGGCCGGCGGCGTCGAGGACGTCGTACCGGCGGGTCGGGGCCCCGGGCGGGGCGTCGTCCGCCGGACGCAGCTCGACCGACGCGCCCGACATGGCCTCACCCAACCAGCGCCGCCGCGCCGCGGCAAGGCGGCCCGCGCGCGGCCCGCGCGCGGGCATTGGGGCGGCGGAGCGGGCAGCGACTACGCTGATCGCGCCGGCGGGGTCGTGGTCGACCGCGGCCGACCGGGGGCGAGCAACGCCGACGAGAGCCGATGAGAGCAGGGAGCAAGAGCGTGCCGAAGGTCTTCGAGAAGCTGCTGCGCGTGGGTGAGGGGCGCGTCATCCGCAAGCTCGAGTCGGTGGCCGTGCAGGTGAACGCCCTGGAGGAGGACTTCGAGAAGCTGTCCGACGCCGAGCTGCGCGCGGAGACCGACGTCTTCAAGTCCCGGCTCGCCGACGGCGAGAGCCTCGACGACCTGCTGCCCGAGGCCTTCGCCGCGGTCCGCGAGGCCGCCCGCCGCACGATCGGCAAGCGGCACTTCGACGTCCAGCTCATGGGCGGCGCCGCGCTGCACCAGGGCGCGGTCGCCGAGATGAAGACCGGTGAGGGCAAGACCCTCGTCGCCACGCTGCCGTCGTACCTCAACGCGCTCACCGGCAAGGGTGTGCACGTCGTGACCGTCAACGACTACCTCGCGCAGTACCAGTCCGAGCTGATGGGCCGCGTCCACCGCGCCCTCGGCCTCGAGACGGGCGTCATCCTCGCGTCGATGACGCCGGAGCAGCGCCGCGCCGAGTACGCCAAGGACATCACGTACGGCACGAACAACGAGTTCGGCTTCGACTACCTGCGCGACAACATGGCGTGGAGCCCGGACGAGCTCGTCCAGCGCGGCCACCACTTCGCCATCGTCGACGAGGTCGACTCGATCCTCATCGACGAGGCCCGCACGCCGCTCATCATCTCGGGCCCGGCCGAGGCCGCGACCAAGTGGTACGTCGAGTTCGCGCGGCTGGCCAAGCGGCTGACCCGCGGCGAGCTGGAGTCCGGCGAGGGCGACTACGAGGTCGACGAGAAGAAGCGGACCGTCGGGGTGCTCGAGGCGGGCATCGAGAAGGTCGAGGACATGCTCGGCATCGACAACCTCTACGAGTCGGTCAACACCCCGCTCATCGGCTACCTCAACAACGCCATCAAGGCCAAGGAGCTGTTCAAGAAGGACAAGGACTACGTCGTCATGAACGGCGAGATCCTCATCGTCGACGAGCACACCGGCCGCATGCTCGCGGGCCGCCGCTACAACGAGGGCATGCACCAGGCCATCGAGGCCAAGGAGGGGGTGGAGATCAAGAACGAGAACCAGACCCTCGCGACGATCACCCTCCAGAACTACTTCCGCATGTACGACAAGCTCTCCGGCATGACGGGCACGGCCCAGACCG includes these proteins:
- a CDS encoding GNAT family N-acetyltransferase — encoded protein: MSGASVELRPADDAPPGAPTRRYDVLDAAGRRVGGVVLADGPEPGGTVLRGGLDPAHRGAGLGRAALDAVLDLVLGDDPAGVLGDDAVGPTRGEAGRAARVEVRVDADDRAALRLLRRAGFRTVGTLRPGRPDPAEAFGAGTVLLERRAGDDVGVEPLVLPTLRTGHLVLRGFRDDDVPGPDEGPDEDSRLFLPAGAHPDAASYPAWLARVRRRQDAGEALTWAVTRAGEDHPLGYVVLFRLEATEPAEGAGGGQGELGYLLHPPARGRRVLPGAIAAVVAHAFAPVGDGGLGLRRLHAVTDRANLASQALLRGAGFRCWGTEHGAWRGADGEPRDGAAFELLAPDPWGGGPATTAPAARGLRLPRLEGLIVRLRPVTPDDLPRVVEGCRDVTTRHWLADLPHPYTLASAEQYLARTREHAADGSGLFLAVADVGDDRLLGAVGLMGLRTTPGQAEVGYWTHPAERDRGVMTEAVRLVVRHAFAPRDAGGLGLRRLTLRAADGNEPSQRVARSAGFTRTGRQRAAERLGDGRYVDLLDHDLLEQEWDARADGPT
- a CDS encoding glycosyltransferase, whose protein sequence is MTGRPVRPGRRAVDDAALEPVVAVVPLHRPDADVVAHVRSLAAQVAGRVVVVDDTGPLTDPDDHPDDHPDDHEAVLADLVALAPLGVVVERHGANRGIAAALGTGVASARRRWPGARAVLTVDQDSGLAADHVERLLAAAAAARAAGRRPGLVGPAAVEGLPPRTARGARPGDGSAEGFAPGREPVQSGLLVPLDVWDEVGGVDPGLVIDGVDSDLWLKVLDTGREVVVAPGLAVRHRLGSGRPVRLGGRTLVLPVSAPFRSYYLVRNRLRLAGRHGRRHPAWALGQLGGLVRHLLVVLLVDPPGRAERLRAAAAGVRDAVRRREGRRPGS